In Pseudomonas alcaliphila JAB1, a single window of DNA contains:
- a CDS encoding diguanylate cyclase, with translation MHSAPEALRAIPENRYAEQLRRGFRFLRFSQPLEQEYHQYISQVQARYQKIAVLLGLGIWMIFSLVDALRLDLWQRFPDYPAALWGLLLVRGSIIFTLCLLALLLLNGSRKHYGPQVVTVTLLSLVLGTTLTIIFYQNLSVPISNSVLLLMAITLFFPLGLSFRGNLLLAAASLPLVVAPGLWLLSETQHVDHLRLCFIFSLALLICAMGAYVRDHTQREQFLLLQLLDWQANHDPLTALHNRRSFTQHLDLVLRQANRESAKVALLMLDIDHFKRFNDHYGHQAGDDALRQVGRLLQNFARRPMDMAVRLGGEEFALLLYDCDAEQLQTLGEALRSGLATLNIAHAASPTADHLTVSMGARLAMDGESSEELYRQVDDLLYQAKQAGRNHLTLG, from the coding sequence ATGCATTCAGCCCCGGAAGCTCTCCGTGCAATCCCGGAAAACCGCTACGCCGAACAGTTACGCCGCGGTTTTCGTTTCTTGCGTTTCAGCCAGCCGCTGGAACAGGAATATCACCAGTACATCAGCCAGGTACAGGCGCGCTATCAGAAAATCGCAGTGCTCCTGGGGCTCGGCATATGGATGATTTTCAGCCTTGTCGATGCACTGCGCCTGGATCTGTGGCAACGCTTCCCAGATTATCCAGCAGCGCTCTGGGGCCTGCTATTGGTGCGCGGCTCGATCATCTTCACGCTCTGCCTGCTCGCCCTGTTACTGCTCAACGGCAGCCGTAAGCACTATGGCCCGCAGGTGGTCACCGTCACCCTGCTGAGCCTGGTGCTGGGCACCACGCTGACGATCATTTTTTACCAGAATCTGAGCGTCCCAATCTCCAACAGCGTGCTGTTACTGATGGCCATCACCCTGTTCTTCCCGCTCGGTCTGTCGTTTCGCGGCAATCTGCTGCTGGCGGCGGCCAGCCTGCCGCTGGTCGTGGCGCCTGGGCTGTGGCTGTTATCGGAGACACAACACGTCGATCACCTGCGCTTGTGCTTCATTTTCAGCTTGGCACTGCTGATCTGTGCAATGGGTGCCTATGTCAGGGATCACACCCAGCGCGAGCAATTTCTGCTGCTGCAATTGCTGGACTGGCAAGCCAACCACGATCCGCTGACCGCTCTGCACAACCGCCGCAGCTTCACTCAGCATCTGGATCTCGTTCTGCGCCAGGCTAACCGCGAGTCGGCCAAGGTTGCGCTACTGATGCTCGACATTGACCATTTCAAGCGTTTCAACGATCACTACGGACATCAGGCCGGCGACGATGCTCTGCGTCAGGTAGGTCGACTGCTGCAAAATTTCGCTCGTCGCCCCATGGACATGGCAGTACGTTTAGGCGGAGAAGAGTTCGCCCTGCTGCTATATGACTGCGATGCTGAACAGCTGCAAACACTCGGAGAAGCACTGCGCAGCGGATTGGCCACCCTGAACATTGCCCACGCCGCCTCACCGACGGCCGACCACCTCACCGTCAGCATGGGCGCACGCCTGGCCATGGACGGCGAAAGCAGCGAAGAGCTGTATCGCCAAGTCGACGACTTGCTCTATCAGGCCAAACAGGCCGGTCGCAATCACCTGACACTGGGCTGA
- a CDS encoding cytochrome b, protein MSNLHDSAQRYGAVTRWLHWGMAVLLGWQFLTVLAHALMEDSALDKFLWGTHKATGLLLMVLVVIRLLWALYNSSRRPAPVSTLARFGHLALYGLLFVIPFVALLRQYGSGREFVAFGMTIMPGFSDAKIEWMIAPASLLHGNLGWLLLFMVIGHAAMAFVHRRQGGEDVLARMIGR, encoded by the coding sequence ATGTCGAATCTGCATGATTCCGCGCAGCGCTATGGTGCGGTTACACGTTGGCTGCACTGGGGTATGGCCGTTTTGCTGGGGTGGCAATTCTTGACCGTACTGGCGCATGCCCTGATGGAAGACAGCGCGCTGGATAAATTCCTCTGGGGTACGCACAAGGCGACCGGGCTGTTGCTCATGGTGCTGGTGGTGATTCGCCTGCTCTGGGCGCTGTACAACAGCAGCCGCCGGCCGGCCCCAGTCAGCACACTGGCACGCTTCGGCCATCTGGCGTTGTATGGCCTGCTGTTCGTGATTCCCTTTGTCGCGCTGCTACGCCAGTACGGCTCGGGCCGCGAGTTCGTCGCCTTCGGCATGACCATCATGCCTGGCTTCAGCGACGCCAAGATCGAATGGATGATCGCGCCCGCCAGCCTGTTGCACGGCAACCTCGGCTGGCTGCTGCTGTTCATGGTCATCGGTCACGCGGCCATGGCGTTCGTCCATCGCCGCCAGGGCGGCGAGGACGTGCTGGCGCGAATGATCGGGCGCTGA
- the mdoH gene encoding glucans biosynthesis glucosyltransferase MdoH, which produces MNNTLDPTQIQEYLGELPLDHERQQALAHRLEEEGGDLATLHRALHEEDLVAAEPLEETREMLDSVPARLALGWPDALERGCRIVQDHQGRPTIESTPPIRRTRMVPEPWQTNILDRGWRRLKGEKPAPRPRTRESEDFAEERWRHVAAVRRAALLVLMITQTVVATWYMKSVLPYQGWSLVDLGLVFEQPWQESARQILPYVVQTSILALFALLFCWVSMGFWTALMGFFQLLKGHDRYSISATSCGDEPISPRARTALVMPIANEHVPRVFAGLRATFESLKATGQLDHFDFFVLSDSNDPDICVAEQQAWMELCREVEGFGHIFYRRRRRRVKRKSGNIDDFCRRWGSNYRYMVVLDADSVMSGECLTRLVRLMEANPGAGIIQTAPKASGMDTLYARLQQFATSVYGPLFTAGLNFWQLGESHYWGHNAIIRVKPFIEHCALAPLPGTGSFAGAILSHDFVEAALMRRAGWGVWIAYDLPGSYEELPPNLLDELKRDRRWCHGNLMNFRLFLVRGMHAVHRVVFLTGVMSYLSAPLWLLFLVLSTCLLAIHTLMVPEYFLQPNQLYPLWPRWQPHEAIALFSATMTLLFLPKLLSVLLIWIKGAEAYGGRTRVLLSMLLEASCSVLLAPVRMLFHSLFVTAAFLGWSVQWNSPQRVDDSTPWSEAFRRHGTQVLIGLSWTALVAWLNPDFLWWLAPIVISLVLSPVVSVLTSRTAPGLAARRSKLFLIPEEHKVPVELSNTAEYEQLNSSRALRKGFLRAVVDPLYNALVCAMARARHAKVVPAAEALRAERIDEILSVGPEGKVEATRWRLLNDPDGMARLHARIWQEPQYHAWREALRDA; this is translated from the coding sequence ATGAATAACACTCTAGACCCTACGCAAATCCAGGAGTATCTGGGAGAACTGCCGCTCGATCATGAGCGGCAGCAGGCTCTGGCTCATCGCCTGGAAGAGGAGGGCGGGGATCTCGCGACCTTGCATCGTGCCCTGCACGAGGAAGATCTCGTAGCCGCCGAGCCTTTGGAAGAAACCCGCGAGATGCTCGACTCGGTGCCAGCCCGCCTGGCATTGGGCTGGCCGGATGCGCTCGAGCGCGGCTGCCGCATCGTGCAGGATCACCAGGGTCGGCCCACCATCGAGTCGACCCCTCCGATCAGACGTACGCGTATGGTGCCGGAGCCCTGGCAGACCAATATCTTGGATCGCGGTTGGCGCCGTCTGAAGGGCGAGAAACCCGCCCCGCGACCTCGTACACGCGAGAGTGAAGACTTCGCCGAAGAGCGTTGGCGGCATGTCGCGGCGGTGCGTCGCGCCGCGCTGCTGGTATTGATGATCACGCAGACCGTGGTCGCTACCTGGTACATGAAGTCGGTGCTGCCCTATCAGGGCTGGTCGCTGGTCGATCTGGGCCTGGTGTTCGAGCAGCCCTGGCAGGAGTCGGCGCGGCAAATCCTGCCCTATGTGGTGCAGACCAGCATCCTGGCGCTGTTCGCCCTGCTGTTCTGCTGGGTGTCGATGGGCTTCTGGACCGCACTGATGGGCTTCTTCCAGCTGCTCAAGGGGCATGATCGCTACAGCATTTCGGCCACCAGCTGCGGTGATGAGCCGATTTCGCCACGGGCGCGCACCGCACTGGTGATGCCGATCGCCAACGAGCACGTGCCGCGCGTGTTCGCCGGTCTGCGGGCGACTTTCGAGTCGCTCAAGGCTACCGGGCAGCTCGATCACTTCGACTTCTTCGTTCTCAGCGACAGCAACGACCCGGATATCTGCGTGGCCGAACAGCAGGCCTGGATGGAGCTGTGCCGCGAAGTGGAAGGCTTCGGCCATATCTTCTACCGCCGCCGTCGGCGTCGGGTGAAGCGCAAGAGCGGCAACATCGACGACTTCTGCCGGCGCTGGGGCAGCAACTACCGCTACATGGTGGTGCTCGATGCCGACAGTGTGATGAGCGGCGAATGCCTGACCCGCCTGGTACGCCTGATGGAGGCCAACCCGGGTGCCGGCATCATCCAGACCGCGCCCAAGGCGTCCGGGATGGACACCCTTTATGCGCGGCTGCAACAGTTCGCCACCAGCGTCTACGGGCCGCTGTTCACCGCTGGCCTCAACTTCTGGCAGCTGGGTGAGTCGCACTACTGGGGCCACAACGCGATCATTCGGGTCAAACCCTTCATCGAGCACTGCGCCCTGGCACCGCTGCCGGGCACCGGTTCTTTCGCTGGCGCGATCCTCTCCCACGATTTCGTCGAAGCCGCGCTGATGCGCCGCGCTGGTTGGGGCGTATGGATCGCCTACGACCTGCCGGGCAGTTATGAAGAGTTGCCGCCGAACCTGCTCGACGAGCTCAAGCGTGACCGCCGCTGGTGCCACGGCAACCTGATGAACTTCCGTCTGTTCCTGGTGCGTGGCATGCACGCGGTACACCGCGTGGTGTTTCTCACCGGGGTCATGTCCTACCTGTCCGCGCCGCTGTGGCTGCTGTTCCTGGTGCTCTCGACCTGCCTGCTGGCGATTCATACGCTGATGGTGCCGGAGTACTTCCTGCAGCCCAACCAGCTCTATCCGCTGTGGCCGCGCTGGCAGCCACACGAGGCCATCGCCCTGTTCTCGGCGACCATGACCCTGCTGTTCCTGCCCAAGTTGCTCAGCGTGCTGCTGATCTGGATCAAGGGTGCCGAGGCCTACGGTGGTCGTACGCGGGTGCTGTTGTCGATGCTGCTCGAGGCCTCCTGCTCGGTGCTGCTGGCGCCGGTGCGCATGCTGTTCCACAGCCTGTTCGTCACCGCCGCCTTCCTCGGTTGGTCGGTGCAGTGGAACTCGCCGCAGCGCGTGGATGACTCGACCCCCTGGAGCGAAGCCTTCCGCCGTCACGGCACCCAGGTGCTGATCGGACTCAGCTGGACGGCGCTGGTGGCCTGGCTCAACCCGGACTTCCTCTGGTGGCTGGCACCTATCGTCATTTCACTGGTGCTGTCGCCGGTGGTCTCGGTGCTGACCAGCCGCACGGCACCGGGCCTGGCAGCACGGCGCAGCAAGCTGTTCCTGATTCCGGAAGAACACAAGGTGCCGGTGGAGCTGAGCAATACCGCCGAGTACGAGCAATTGAACAGCTCACGAGCTCTGCGCAAGGGCTTCCTGCGTGCAGTGGTCGACCCGCTGTACAACGCCCTGGTCTGCGCCATGGCCCGCGCCCGCCACGCCAAGGTGGTGCCGGCTGCCGAAGCGCTGCGCGCCGAGCGTATCGATGAGATCCTCAGCGTCGGACCTGAGGGTAAGGTCGAGGCGACCCGCTGGCGTCTGCTCAACGATCCTGACGGCATGGCGCGCCTGCACGCGCGCATCTGGCAGGAGCCGCAATATCACGCCTGGCGCGAAGCCCTGCGCGATGCCTGA
- a CDS encoding glucan biosynthesis protein G gives MGKAGKLALCVLPLLFAAQSWAFDLDDVAVKAKALAAEGYSAPQSRLPASLRELPFAGYQKVRFLEEKAHWRDGKTPFQLYFFHQGMHFDVPVKINEVTAEGTHEIKYDPSMFDFADLELNPDDLKDLGFAGFKVIHELNAKGRHDEVMSVLGASYFRIVGKGQVFGLSARGLAIDTALPSGEEFPRFSEFWIEKPQPDRRSLVIYALLDSPRATGAYRMEIKPGRDSVLEVQSKVYLRENVEKLGIAPLTSMYLFGANQPWPRPNYRPQLHDSDGLAIHAGNGEWIWRPLNNPQRLNVSSYRIDNPRGFGLMQRGRDFNQYQDLDDRYELRPSGWVETVGDWGAGHVELVEIPTPDETNDNIVALWRPEKLPAPGESLDVAYRLHFSRDDAKLHDPQLAMVSQTRLSEGDIKQANLIRQADGSTALVVDFVGEALAKRSPDAAPTVQVSVDGNAELLEDSLRYNPVSKGWRLMLRIKVKNPAQPVEMRAALVEDGKPLSETWSYQLPAHE, from the coding sequence ATGGGCAAGGCCGGCAAGCTGGCCCTCTGTGTGCTCCCTCTATTGTTCGCTGCCCAGAGCTGGGCCTTTGATCTGGATGATGTGGCGGTCAAGGCCAAGGCGCTTGCCGCCGAAGGCTACAGTGCGCCGCAAAGCCGGTTGCCCGCTTCGCTGCGTGAGCTGCCGTTCGCTGGTTACCAGAAGGTTCGCTTCCTCGAAGAGAAGGCGCACTGGCGAGACGGCAAGACGCCGTTCCAGCTGTACTTCTTCCATCAGGGCATGCATTTCGATGTACCGGTGAAGATCAACGAAGTGACCGCCGAAGGCACTCACGAGATCAAGTACGACCCGTCGATGTTCGATTTCGCCGACCTCGAGCTGAATCCCGATGACCTCAAGGATCTCGGTTTCGCTGGTTTCAAGGTCATTCATGAGCTCAATGCCAAGGGCCGCCACGACGAAGTGATGAGTGTGCTGGGGGCCAGCTACTTCCGCATCGTCGGCAAGGGCCAGGTGTTCGGCCTCTCCGCGCGTGGTCTGGCCATCGACACTGCGCTGCCATCGGGCGAAGAATTCCCGCGCTTCAGCGAATTCTGGATCGAAAAGCCGCAGCCCGATCGCCGCAGCCTGGTGATCTACGCACTGCTCGACTCGCCGCGTGCCACCGGCGCTTACCGCATGGAAATCAAGCCGGGGCGCGACAGCGTGCTCGAGGTGCAATCGAAGGTCTACCTGCGTGAGAACGTCGAAAAACTCGGCATCGCGCCGCTGACCAGCATGTACCTGTTCGGTGCCAACCAGCCCTGGCCGCGCCCGAATTACCGTCCGCAACTGCATGACTCCGATGGCCTGGCCATCCATGCCGGCAATGGCGAGTGGATCTGGCGTCCGCTGAACAACCCGCAGCGCCTCAACGTCAGCAGCTATCGTATCGACAACCCGCGTGGTTTTGGTCTGATGCAGCGTGGTCGTGACTTCAACCAGTATCAGGATCTCGACGATCGCTACGAGCTGCGCCCGAGCGGCTGGGTGGAAACCGTCGGCGATTGGGGCGCTGGTCATGTCGAGCTGGTGGAGATCCCCACGCCGGACGAAACCAACGACAACATCGTCGCCCTGTGGCGCCCCGAGAAGCTGCCGGCCCCGGGTGAGTCGTTGGATGTAGCCTATCGCCTACACTTCAGCCGTGACGACGCCAAACTGCATGACCCGCAACTGGCCATGGTCAGCCAGACCCGGCTGTCGGAGGGTGATATCAAGCAGGCCAACCTGATTCGTCAGGCTGATGGCAGTACTGCGCTGGTGGTCGATTTCGTCGGTGAGGCGCTGGCCAAGCGTTCGCCTGACGCGGCGCCGACCGTTCAGGTCAGCGTCGATGGCAACGCCGAGTTGCTGGAAGACAGCCTGCGTTACAACCCGGTCAGCAAAGGCTGGCGCCTGATGCTGCGCATCAAGGTCAAGAACCCGGCGCAGCCGGTGGAAATGCGCGCCGCCCTGGTCGAGGACGGCAAGCCCTTGTCGGAAACCTGGAGCTATCAACTGCCTGCCCATGAATAA
- the bglX gene encoding beta-glucosidase BglX — MKYLHHFALASVLILPNLLAAAPSVDDKSAFIADLVGRMTLEEKVGQLRLISIGGDMPRERIREEMAAGRIGATFNSVIRPENRPMQEAALRSRLGIPVFFAYDIIHGHRTTFPIGLGLASSWDIPAIENSARVAAFEASADGLDMTFAPTVDISRDPRWGRTSEGFGEDPYLVSRIAAAMVHGYQGKDPSDPQRIMASVKHFALYGAVEGGRDYNVVDMSPMRMYQDYLPPYRAAIDAGAGGVMVALNAINGVPASANSWLLRDLLRRDWGFKGVALSDHGAITELLRHGVAADGREAAKLAVTAGVGMSMADTLYDQELPVLVRSGAVPQSVLDEAVTHVLTTKYDLGLFHDPFRRIGRAEDDPADVNAESRLHRADARAMARDSLVLLENHGDTLPLSKQTTVALIGPLADSPVDMLGSWSAVGVAQQAVTLRKGMEAALQGQGKLLYAVGANVTDDAHVINYLNQLNWDRPEVVLDKRTPQAMLEEAVRVASQADVIVAAVGEARGMSHESSSRTRLDLPDSQQALLRALKATGKPLVLVLMNGRPLALGWEKENADAILETWYSGIEGGNAIADVLFGEHNPSGKLPITFPRSVGQIPTYYNHLRLGRPYTPGTPGNYTSQYFEEPNGPLYPFGYGLSYSDFQLSAPKLSAERMTPDEKIRVSVTLKNTGSRAGATVVQLYLHDEAASVIRPVKELKDFRRVKLEAGEARELSFEIDETMLRFYNASLQHVSEPGAFRAQLGLDSETVQEARFELLPRQ, encoded by the coding sequence ATGAAATACCTGCACCACTTCGCTCTTGCCTCTGTCCTGATCCTCCCCAACCTGCTGGCTGCCGCGCCTTCGGTCGATGACAAATCGGCCTTCATCGCCGATCTGGTAGGCCGCATGACCCTGGAGGAAAAGGTCGGCCAACTGCGTCTGATCAGCATTGGCGGCGACATGCCACGTGAGCGCATCCGCGAAGAGATGGCCGCAGGGCGTATCGGCGCCACCTTCAACTCGGTGATACGCCCGGAAAACCGTCCGATGCAGGAGGCGGCGCTGCGCAGTCGCCTGGGTATCCCGGTGTTCTTCGCCTACGACATCATCCATGGCCATCGCACTACGTTTCCGATTGGGCTGGGGCTGGCCTCGAGCTGGGACATTCCTGCCATCGAGAACAGCGCGCGGGTCGCGGCCTTCGAGGCCAGCGCCGATGGCCTGGACATGACCTTCGCGCCGACCGTCGACATTTCCCGCGATCCGCGTTGGGGCCGCACGTCCGAAGGTTTCGGCGAGGATCCGTACCTGGTTTCGCGCATCGCCGCCGCGATGGTTCACGGTTACCAGGGTAAGGATCCCAGCGACCCGCAGCGCATCATGGCCAGCGTCAAGCACTTCGCCCTGTACGGCGCGGTGGAGGGTGGGCGCGACTACAACGTGGTCGACATGAGCCCGATGCGCATGTACCAGGATTACCTGCCGCCTTATCGCGCTGCCATCGATGCCGGCGCCGGCGGCGTGATGGTGGCGCTGAACGCGATCAATGGCGTGCCTGCTTCGGCCAATTCCTGGCTGCTGCGTGATCTGCTACGTCGCGACTGGGGCTTCAAGGGCGTGGCGCTCAGCGACCATGGCGCGATCACCGAACTGCTGCGCCATGGTGTGGCCGCCGATGGCCGTGAGGCTGCCAAACTGGCGGTCACGGCAGGTGTCGGCATGAGCATGGCCGACACGCTCTACGATCAGGAGCTGCCTGTTTTGGTGCGCAGCGGCGCGGTGCCGCAGAGCGTGCTGGATGAAGCCGTCACCCATGTACTGACCACCAAGTACGACCTTGGCCTGTTCCACGATCCGTTCCGCCGCATCGGCCGCGCCGAAGACGACCCGGCCGACGTCAATGCCGAAAGCCGCCTGCACCGCGCCGATGCACGGGCCATGGCACGCGACTCCCTGGTGCTGCTGGAAAACCATGGCGACACCCTGCCGCTGAGCAAGCAGACCACTGTCGCCTTGATCGGCCCGCTCGCCGATTCGCCAGTGGACATGCTCGGCAGTTGGTCGGCGGTCGGTGTGGCCCAGCAGGCAGTGACCCTGCGCAAGGGCATGGAGGCGGCGCTGCAAGGCCAGGGCAAGCTGCTCTACGCCGTCGGCGCCAACGTCACCGACGATGCTCATGTGATCAATTACCTCAACCAGCTCAACTGGGATCGCCCGGAAGTCGTGCTGGACAAGCGCACGCCGCAGGCGATGCTGGAGGAGGCTGTGCGTGTGGCATCCCAGGCTGACGTCATCGTCGCGGCGGTGGGGGAGGCGCGCGGCATGTCCCATGAGTCGTCCAGCCGCACCCGCCTGGATCTGCCGGACAGCCAGCAGGCGCTGTTGCGTGCGCTCAAGGCCACCGGCAAGCCGCTGGTGCTGGTGCTGATGAACGGCCGGCCGCTGGCGCTCGGCTGGGAGAAGGAAAACGCCGATGCGATACTGGAGACCTGGTACAGCGGTATCGAGGGCGGCAACGCCATCGCCGACGTGCTGTTCGGTGAGCACAACCCCTCCGGCAAGCTGCCGATCACCTTCCCGCGTTCGGTCGGGCAGATTCCCACCTACTACAATCATCTGCGCCTGGGCCGTCCGTACACGCCCGGCACGCCTGGCAACTACACCTCGCAGTATTTCGAGGAGCCCAACGGCCCGCTGTATCCGTTTGGCTACGGTCTGAGCTACAGCGACTTCCAACTGTCGGCGCCGAAGCTGTCCGCCGAGCGCATGACGCCGGATGAGAAGATTCGCGTCAGCGTCACGCTGAAGAACACCGGGTCACGGGCTGGCGCGACCGTGGTGCAGCTGTACCTGCACGATGAGGCCGCGTCGGTGATCCGTCCGGTGAAGGAACTCAAGGATTTTCGCAGGGTCAAGCTTGAAGCAGGTGAGGCGCGCGAGCTGAGTTTCGAGATCGACGAAACCATGCTGCGTTTCTACAACGCCAGCCTGCAGCATGTCAGCGAGCCAGGTGCCTTCCGTGCCCAGTTGGGGCTGGATTCGGAGACCGTGCAGGAGGCGCGTTTCGAACTGTTGCCACGCCAATGA
- a CDS encoding AraC family transcriptional regulator — MAQFEHLQVFQSMSRSPNARLHAMAELGNGMAVARWSNAHDARDYLAPSHHTLSCYLSGGTGTFRREQPGNKGAPDKLCILPAEHQSAWIINGEIQLAHLYIEQEQFALGAVALLDREPRSLQLEEATFLEDAEQSARFRQLCTLDWQEPGERLLASSLAHQLLDHALLHQVGLRQGLRLKGGLAPLQRRRVREFIEQHLETPLPLSQLAALCALSEYHFARMFQSSFGLPPHRYVLARRLARACQMLRQPAPALSEVALACGFASASHFSNRFRQALGATPGQYRAAFL, encoded by the coding sequence ATGGCGCAATTCGAACATCTGCAGGTATTCCAGAGCATGAGCCGCTCGCCCAACGCGCGGCTGCACGCCATGGCCGAACTGGGCAACGGCATGGCCGTGGCACGCTGGAGCAACGCCCATGATGCGCGTGACTACCTTGCCCCCAGCCACCACACGCTGTCGTGCTACCTCAGTGGCGGCACTGGCACCTTTCGCCGTGAGCAACCCGGCAACAAGGGCGCGCCGGATAAACTGTGCATCCTGCCGGCCGAACACCAGTCGGCCTGGATCATCAATGGCGAGATTCAGCTTGCCCACCTCTATATAGAGCAGGAGCAGTTCGCCCTTGGCGCGGTCGCCCTGCTCGATCGCGAACCGCGCAGCCTGCAACTGGAAGAAGCGACCTTTCTCGAGGACGCCGAACAGTCCGCGCGTTTCCGCCAGCTGTGTACCCTCGACTGGCAGGAACCGGGCGAACGCCTGCTGGCCAGCAGCCTGGCTCACCAGTTGCTCGACCATGCGCTACTCCACCAGGTTGGCCTGCGCCAGGGCCTGCGTCTCAAGGGCGGCCTGGCACCGCTGCAACGCAGGCGTGTGCGCGAGTTCATCGAGCAGCATCTGGAAACGCCGCTGCCTCTGAGCCAGCTGGCCGCGCTTTGTGCCCTGTCGGAATACCACTTCGCGCGCATGTTCCAGAGCAGCTTTGGCCTGCCGCCTCATCGCTACGTGTTGGCCCGGCGCCTGGCACGTGCCTGTCAGATGCTACGTCAGCCAGCCCCTGCTCTGAGCGAGGTGGCATTGGCCTGCGGCTTCGCCAGCGCCAGCCATTTCAGCAATCGTTTTCGCCAGGCACTGGGCGCCACACCGGGGCAGTACCGCGCTGCATTCCTGTAG